GAACAGGTTAGAAAGTATCTTCCTACCAATAGATGTGGAAAAGATTCTACAAATCAGGCCGTCATCTCGTCAGGAGGAGGATTTTGTTGCATGGCACCCGGATAAGAATGGTAGATTCTCTGTAAGAAGTGCATACAAGCTCGCTGAGCAGTTGGCCCAGGAAGAAGAGAGTTCGAGTTCCTCGGGTGTGAGTATGAAGAAGGCCTGGGACAACATTTGGAAGTGTAATGTGCCCAACAAAGTCAGGGTTTTCGCATGGAAAGCAGCTTCCGACTGTTTGGCTACCATGGTGAATAAGAAGAAGAGGATGATGGCGAGCTCTGATACCTGTACTATTTGTGGAGTGGATAGTGAAGATACAACACATGCCTTGCTGTGGTGTCCGCATTCCAGGGCACTGTTCAAGTCTATGGAGGGTCTACACTGTTCTTCGCCCGGCAAgggtgacggagcgtggggctcctcaccgggagaccgcgcaggcccccctttgccggttcggccggggactcagggagagattctaagctctctgtatgtggaaggctcgcgagacaggaaacacacaagacacgggcgatgtatacaggttcaggccgctgagaagcgtaataccctactcctgtgttttgggagatctgtgtatgaaggagctacaaagtatcagccagcctctcccttgttctgggtttctaatctggaaaagtccagtccccatctcagtgggcaaggtcctccttttatatcttaaggggataccacatgcaccatttctctcttttttgtggggacttaccccaccttttcataaacagacggagacttgtatggttgccgtccgaatgaccttctgatgggacggcccatacctacctccacttccgccggaagcaggcgcgacgtggaatcgtggctgtctgctgacgacatgaccggtatcagaccagtcacgtcggtcattcttgtccaccacgtgtcagcttagcaatctacatgctcgcccttcttcacacaacatcttgcctgtaatggttaggatgaagcctggcatatatctgaccaggactaacgtgccatctctgggaggtaacacgctagctccagctggggacgagcgcctagaagccctcgtcctgacgggatggggcgaggcgtgcgtcagatcgcctgtcgccacctaacccgcgatctgaccggtctgagactggtcacagaccggataaacgagtgcactgcactgcgttacatacggcgtgacacgctcagcccaaccgcaataaatgtggttaggtgagccccactgtgctcacctaacccatacatgcggagcaaaaacccacgaggggtcggggcgcctcggccctcggggccgaggggggtgcggcccgaccccctcggggggactaagaggagggcgaacacatcaccctcgggcccgacgtccctcgggggtaccaggccacgtgtgcgattgtgtctgcctcaaacctctagtcatgatactcctgatcccatgtaaccGACAAAGGGTAATTCAGCGGGTCTTAAACACAGGATGTTTGATCTTTTAGACATGAATCAGGCTCACCTTCATCGAATGCTCCTTATGGTGCTCTGGCGTAACTGGTTCGTAAGAAATGAAATAGTTCATGATAAACCGGCGCCACCAACCGAGGTGTCTAGAAGGTTTTTGGAAAGCTATGTCAACTCGCTGTTAGTGATAAAGCAACATCCCCACATTGATCTTGTGAAAGGGAAGCATGTGATTAATACGTCCCCAATTCTCCCTGAAGCTCAGCCGCGGATGAAAAATGATGGGGTCTGTAGGTGGGAGAAACCGATAAGAGGGTGGATGAAGGTTAACATTGATGGTTCGTATGATAGCCGGAATGGAATTGGGGGTATTGGCTTGGTAATGCGTGACTGCACAGGGAGGGCCTTTTTTGCCTCTAGTCGCCACTTGGAGCGCTGTAATAGCGCTCTAGAAGCTGAACTTCAAGCGTGTAGAGAGGGACTGATTCTGGGGCTTCAGTACACCCTCCTCCCCATTGTCCTGGAGACCGATTGTCTGGAGGCAATGTTATTGATTCAGAGCACGGAGAAGGTGATGTCGACGGAGGCGTTTATCGTCAGGGAGATTAAGGACCTGGTCCAAGGGAATAGGGAGATCAAGCTTAACAAGGCTCAGCGCTCGCAAAATCGCATTAGTCACTGGCTAGCTAATAAAGCTCGTTGCGAGCATATCTCTGAAATCTGGTTAGAGAACAATTGTAACCATATTTTACAGCTCGTCAATGACGATGCTGGCTGAGTAATATATTTCTCCCttccctcgcaaaaaaaaaaaagatacgcACATGTCTGACATACACAAGGTGTTCATTTGCATACATGCACCACCAAAAACATccaggtgtttttttttgtgaagaCAGGCaacatcatctctctctctatctctctcttttctttgaCTAATCTCATTTTCAGAAATTACGATGTGCAAAAGAAATAGCACAACTCTCACAATCTCAATCCAATGAACCTCGTCTAGTAGTACTTTTTGCATGGATTATTGGCCACACACAGCATCATTTGAAAAGGAACTAAAATCTACACTGACATGAAAGGATCCACACGGCTAATTAACCAAAACACACAAGGAGATAAAGAAATTAAAGCACGTGCTCGATTCTGCAAACCGAAGATCGATCGGATCCAGCACCACCGACCGCTCCGGATCAGATCAACCGTGATTGAAATTTGAAAGAACAGGTCCCAACTTGATGCGAAATCGACCTTGAGCAACCATTTTCTTCCCCATATATCATCACTATTTTGCACAATGCCATGTCACATCAAATAATTTTGGATAATAAAAAGATAAATGACTTATAATtttcattaataaaaaaatataatggatCATGACCAATTAAATCTATAAGCACGCATGATACCGTAGGGGTAAAATGAATATTTTCTTCCTCTTAACGGTGTTTGATTAACGGTTGGCGGCAATGgtatataaataaaaaacaagTTGTTCGATTATATATTAAAGAACTGAGCTTTGAGCTTTGTCAGTGTTATATTATAGAATTTATACTTTATTGATCGTATAGAATGGATTTACTGCACTTACTGTCTCACACGATTTTCTACTGCCTATTACAACTGATAGGTCTTGTTTTATTGTCGCACACAACGTAATCATAAAACCTCAATTCTTAAACTATGAGCAAAAATATCCCGAAATCATGTGCCGAAAactgaaaaaacaaaacagcaAACCAATGACACCACTCACTGTTTCACACGCTCTTTGTACCGCCTTTTAACACCTGATGGGCCTCGTTTTGCTGCCGCACTCAGCGTAATCATAAAATCTCAACTCTTAAAACTAACGGATAAATAAAATCAAAACACAATATactaaaaacttgaaaaaaaaaccagtAACAAGGTGCTTCGATGTTTTATTCAGTTTAGCTTTAGGAAAGAATGGATTTGGATCCTCTGACTGGACACATGTAAAGTCACAGAGCTACAGTGCTGTAACTTCGGAAGAATTTTTAGTCGTCGGATCCACAGCAAACGGACGAGATCCATCGCTACAGTAGTCCGATGAATAGTAACCGTGAACTGTAATTTCACAGCTTTTCCCTTGTTGCTACAGTAAATCACTACAAATTACTGTTTTTAACTGTAGCACCAGGCACACTTTACTATTCTTCTATGCTTTTTCCGTCCAAAGTCAGAGAAGCCGGATCCGGAAAGAACCTACCTAAGGCCATTCCTAACCCAAAACACTACACATAGTGTTCATAAACTTCACATCATCGAAAAACTACTACTAGACTCCATTCTTCCAATACAAACACCATTATtctatacttaaatttaatgctacttatttcacatgatgtcttggatgttgtgtagaaaccatgtctcatgcaagactcatggttttcttctctttcctcatttattcatttgtcacatcatttttcatcatatatgacagcttatttaatgctatgaacACCATTCTAattattgggttgggaatggcctaaacTTCTACCCGAGATCAGATTCGAGGTCGCACATTGTTATTAGTCATGCCCGAGAGGAGACCCTAATAAACCAACAACAATGTGCATACGTACTGCCCTCACCGTCTCGGTCACACGCTTTTCTACCGCTTTTTACACCTGATTTTGGCTTTATTTTGTTGGCACGGTTAGTGTAATAATAAAATCTGAACTTTTAAAACTAGTGGctaaaaaaatcccaaaaacaATGTAAAAAAGGGCCCGGCCacaaaaaaggaggaaaaaaccCAAAGAGATGAGGTGCTAGCTAGTACTCTTACATCACGTATAGGAGTAGTATGGTTGGCAATttgtgcagttttttttttctcaatttgcTGCACTGAGCAAAAGTCAAGAACATGATGTCACGGGTCACTTTGGGACTGAAATATTTGCATGTCACATCCAAGAGTAGAGGAAAATATTCAATATCGGAtagatacacatttgaagtattaaacgtagtctaataacaaaacaaattatagattccgcacgtaaatcgcgagacgaatttattaaacctaattaatccgtcagtagcaaatatttactgtagcaccacattgtcgaATCAtaaagcaattaggcttaaaagattcgtctcgcaatttacacgcaatctgtgtaattagtttattttgtctatatttaatactctatgcatgtgtccaaacattcaataTGACAGTGTGAGAAGTTTTtgcgtgggaactaaacaggggcCTCAGTACAGCACAAGCTCTCCACTATACTGTAGTagactagtactccctccggtttcattttaattgacgttttggacaatggcacggtctacaaaatatatttttgaccttattttcctattataatatacaaaataaataaatgcatgtttacttttattatagtgctttgaaagacaaatctatatatgttgtcctagtttctttaaactaaatatttttaaagttattgatggtcaaagttataaaagtttgacctcaactttgtccaaaacatcaattattatagaactagagggagtagtactacatccgtccttaaaaaaaaactatgattaATAAATCAAAAGGAATAAGGGATATTATATAAGCAACAGCTAGTAGAATGAACAAAAAATGGTCTACTTGATCTTACCGTCAATTGTCATTGTTGGAGAAATTGACGCTACAACGACTAACAAAATGCCGAAGCGTCAACGTCAGAAAAGCGCAATTTGAATGGTACCATACCACACCAGAGTAATCTAATATCCACACCTAAATTAGTAGAACGaatctttccttttctctctttttgtgGTTTCTGATTGAGTGATAGAGTAGACCCATATCTCGACTCGGTGGCTGTGCTATCATCTAGTTCACGAGCTCTCAATCGACCGGATTTTCGCCATGGCCTCCAGCGAGCAGCAAGAACACGCAGTGGCGCTGCTCCAACCCAAGGTCTCGCTCTTCCTGAACACCTCAGCAATTCTTATGTCGATTTTCACTGTGCACTTCAGTTTTCTGCATGGCTGAATGGATTGGGACTTGCTTGAACAAGTTCAGTGCTAACTTTGGCTGGGGATTCTCGTTGCTGCAGGTTGAAGAAGCATACACCACAGATGGGTCACTCGACATCGATGGCAATCCGGCGCTGAAGCATCGCACCGGTGGATGGAGGGCATGCCGCTCGATTCTTGGTATGCTTAATTAGTTGCTGATTTGTTGATGATTAATGTTCTTGTTTCAACAAAGAAGAATTTATTTCTTTGATTCGTCCACTGAGGCGATGCTTATTCTGTTTCTGATAGGTACTGAATTCTGTTACTGCCTGGCCTACTACGGCATCATGTACAACCTCGTCACCTACCTCACCACCGTGCTGCACCAGAGcaatgtcgccgccgccaagaacgTGTCCACGTGGCAGGCCACCTGCTTCCTCACGCCgctggctggcgccgtcgtcgccgattCCTACTGGGGAAGGTATCGTACCATGGTCGTCGGCTgctgcgtcgccgtcgctgttaGTGATGACTCGATCCCCAATTCAATCGAATCATTGCGTCCCGCCAtgaattcagctcaaagtttgGTTTCTCTCTGCTTCGTTCGTGCAGGGGATGCTCATGGCGTCTCTGTCGGCGCTTCTGCCGCAGCTGATCGAGAGCTCATCAACACTGTCCATGGAGATCATCTTGTTTCTTGGCCTGTACATGATCGCTTTCGGGGTGGGCGGGCTCCGGCCATGCCTGATATCCTTCGGCGCCGACCAGTTCGACGCCGGCGACCCGTCGGAGCTTATCAGCAAGGGCTCCTACTTCAACTGGTACATCTTCACCATGAACTGCGGCTCCGTGATATCCACCTCTGGCATGGTGTGGGTGCAAGACCACTACGGGTGGGCACTGGGCTTGGCCATTCCGGCGATGGTCCTCGCCGTTGGGCTCTCCTGCCTGGTCGCCGCGTCGCGGGCGTACAGGTTTCAGACAACCCGCGGTAGCCCGCTCACCAGAGTGTGccaggtcgtcgtcgccgccgtctgcaAGTTCAACGTCGCGCCGCCGGACGACATGTCCCTTCTCTACGAGCTACCGGACGACGCCTCCTCCATGAAAGTAGTTGAGAGGATCGAACACACCACTGATCTCAGATTCTTCGACAAGGCCGCCGTCGTGACGGCTTcggatgaggaggcggcgggcgccgcgccgcgcaatCCATGGAGGCTTTGCGTGGTGACGCAGGTGGAGGAGCTCAAGATCTTCGTCAGGATGCTGCCCCTGTGGGCGTGCATTACCTTCTTCTACACCGGGACGGCGCAGGTCAACTCGACGTTCGTCGAGCAGGGCATGGCGATGGACGCCCGCGTCGGCTCCCTCCGCGTCCCGCCGGCCTCGCTGCTCACCTTCCAAATGCTAACCACCATCACGCTGATCCCGCTATACGACCGCGCGTTCGTGCCGGCGGTCAGGAGGCTCACTGGCAGGGAGAAGGGCATCTCCGAGCTGGTGAggatcggcggcggcctcgccatGGTCGtgctcgccatggccgccgcggcgctggtCGAGACGAAGCGCGTCCGCGCGTGGCAGACGGCGATGGAGAAGACGAGCATCATGTGGCAGGTGCCGCAGTTCGTGCTGGTGGGCGTCGGCGAGCTGCTCACCTCCATCGGGCAGCTGGACTTCTTCTACAGCCAGGCGCCGCCCGCCATGAAGACGGTGTGCGCGGCGCTCGCGCTCGGCGCCATCGCGGCGGGGGACTACCTGAGCTCCATCATCGTGACGGCCGTGTcgtgggcgacggcgaccggcgggcgGCCGGGGTGGATCCCCGACGACCTCAACGAGGGCCACCTTGATCGCTTCTTCTGGATGATGGCCGGACTTGGCTGCCTCAATCTTGCAGCGTTTATGAGCTGCGCCATGAAGTACAAAACCAGGAAGGCTTGTTGATGTTTCTGGGCTTGTTTGGGAGACCTGCTGCTGCACCTAGGCTCATTACCGCTGGATGCGCCTTAAGATTCGGACGTACACGATACCTACATGCTGTATATTGAAACCTGGGAAATACATCACGAATCGCTTAATCGATCGGACGGCAGAGGCCCTAGGTGCAGAAAAACCACGTCCACCTGCTGCTAGGGCTTTGGTGTTTTTTCTCCATTTGCTACACGGTGCAATggggttaatttgatccatgccattgcaaatatactaaatcaaaaaaaataccattactattTATGATATTGGTTGGATGCCACTAATTATAAAATTAGAATCATGCAATCTCCGTCACGTTTTCTGTCACgacctttttcttctctcctccctcttctatTTTCTTCTCTCTGCTCGCCAACAAGATCCCGATATGGCTCGACAATGTTGCGGATAGGAGGGGGTCGACAACAACGTCGATAGCGGTGGCTCCCAAGACCTCCCGCCCCTATAGCCTGCTCGAGCTCGCCGTTGGCTCGAGAAGGAAGGAGTGTCGCGTCTATCTCGCAGGTCAAGATCAAGCAGCGCCGTGTCTCCAAGAGCCCGCACAGCCATGCGAGCACAACAGCAAGCCGCCGGACTGGTCCTCCATGGAGGCAGCACTCcctgcggcgatggcggcgttcGCGGTGGTGATGCCTGCTGCGAGCGAGCGGGCACGGCGCGAACCAGACAATAAGGAACTGGTTGGTGGCTCGCTACCAGCCATGGTCGCAGTGTGGCCGCCGACGTCACTGAGGGCACACGAGTGCCGATGGGAAGTGGCCGGCTTGCCAGTGACGAGCTCGCGGGCGTTGGCTTAGATGGATGAGGAGGTGGCACCCGTCGAGCATGGAGCGGcacatttttttaagagaagggtatttttatccagcctctacatccaatCGGATATATACAGTCTTTTTAAgttaggaacttagcctatcaaaCAAGGAACTTAGCTCTCAAATAACCCAATTCGCTCAtatgaagatttgaactcaggactttgggtgctactcaggtcactgcaaccaataggctacatgccctttcacaAATAGAGCGGCGCATGCTGTAGCCGTCCTGCAAGCAGTGCAAAAGCTCCCAAAGAGTGTCCACATGTCCCAATGACACCGTGCGCAGCGTCACCCTCCCCAACCTTTccgcccattggccttcaacGTTCTAATTCCGCTCCGCTCGGATGCagcttgagagagagagagagagagggtcgggggggggggggacgaaGAAGTAAAATGAAAGGGGAGGGTTGAAGAGGATGAAACTGATACACGGGTTCCATATGTGGGGGGTCATTTTGGTCTATCTGATGATAAAAAACGTGATTGCGATGATATGATTACACTTTTAAAAAATTCAAGTGATACCCAGCCGATATAGCgaatattaatattattttctaatttggcACATTTATAATAGCATTAATCAAATTAACCCAATAGATGATGTCATGTCAGTGGTAGTTAGGACAGAAATATACATATGTCTGCACGTGGCGTACAGGAATAAATGAGAAAGTTCAATACATGACTCAGGTCCTCCACTACACTGGTGTGGATCGTGATTCTTATGATTAAAGAAATCGAAAGAAATGAGATCGAGACGCATATTGTTACGACCTACAATATATTCCAAAGACGAAAGTACAAGAATAATGATCTTGCTGATCTCGTCATTGTTTGAGAAATCGACGATAcaaccagaaaaaaaatgccAAGGCGTCAATGTCGCAAGAGCAATCATATACCATATCTGCATATCATATCACTGTAATCAGTCTCCACACCTAAACTATTGTTGTTTTCCCATTTTGTGGGTTCTGGTAGAGTTGTTGGATAAGTAGACCAGTATACCAATCAGGTCGCGCACCTGGTGCTAATAGCTTAGTTTGCGATCTCTCCATCGGTTCTCGCCATGGCCTCCACGGAGCAGCAAGAACACGCAGTGGCGCTGCTTGACCCCAAGGTCTCGCTGTTACTCAATGCCGATGCCATGTCTATTTTTACTATGCAATTTGCCTGAAATTTCATTGCAGCCTTGCCTGAATTCAACTTGGCTGGGGTTGCAGGTAGCAGAAGAAGAAGTATACACAACGGATGGGTCTCTTGACATCGATGGCAACCCGGCGCTGAAGCATCGCACTGGTGGATGGAGAGCATGCCGCTCGATTCTTGGTAATTTAATTTAGTGTGTTTTGTGATGTTTTCTGTTTGAAAAAGGTGCTTAATTTCTTGTTCATGTGATTATCTGAGTGCTTTTGGATATATAGGCACCGAGTTCTGCCAATGCCTGGCCTACTTCGGGATGACGATCAACCTCGTCACCTACCTCACCACCGAGCTGCATCAGAGcaatgtcgccgccgccaagaacgTGTCCACGTGGCAGGCCACCTGCTTCCTCACGCCGTTGGCCGGAGCCATCGTCGCCGATTCCTACTGGGGAAAGTACCACACCATGGTGGTCGGCTGCTGCATCGGCGTCGCTGTTAGTCACAACCAATTCCCACTACAATCAGTAACTGTATACTGTTGAGGGGATATTCACTTGTTGGTTGTATATCAAATgattatggaaaaaaaaattaaaaagagtattaatatgtgatgtatCATTACACAAACATATAAATGcaaatttaacttttatatattgcaacggaaaaaaattgaattacagctagttaacgtatattcagtatttttttttagttgtgacatgtagaaattaaattttaacttgcatatttgtagaatgatatatcacatattaatacgtttttttaatatttattttttttataactatttgagtgacATTAAAACAACCAGTCCACATCCCCTTGAGAATTTAAAACCTACTCCATGAATTCAGCTCGGGACCTCAAGTTTGGTCTTTTGCTCTGTGCAGGGCTTGCTCATGGCGTCTCTCTCAGCGCTTCTGCCGCTGCTGATCAAGAACATTTCGACTCTGGCCATGGCTTCAGCTCAAGAATTCGTCTTGTTTCTCGGCCTGTACATGATCGCTTTCGGGGTGGGCGGGCTCCGGCCGTGCCTGATGTCCTTCGGCGCCGACCAGTTCGACGCCGGCGACCCATCGGAGCGCAATAGCAAGGGCTCCTACTTCAACTGGTACCTATTCACCATGAACTGCGCCTCCGTGATATCCACCACCGCCATGGTGTGGTTGCAGGACCACTACGGGTGGGCCCTGGGCTTAGCGATTCCGGCGATGGTTCTCGCCGTCGGGCTGTCCTTCCTGgtcgccgcgacgccggcgtACAGGTTTCAGCGAAACCGTGGGAGCCCTTTCACAAGAGTCTGccaggtcgtcgtcgccgccgtccgcaaGTTCAACgtcgcgccgccggccgacgtcgccctTCTCTACGAGGTGCCGGAGGACGACTGCTCCATGGAAAGAGTTAAGAGGATCAAACACACCGATGATCTCCAGTGAGTTGCTGTTGGTGAATTTGTAGCTACTCCCTtagtttcaggttataaaatgtttttgattttggttaaagtcaaactacttcaaatttaacaaagtttatagaaaaaaatagtaatattttgacacaaaataaatttattataaaagtttatttaattattaatttaataaaactaatttagaatgtaaatattactatatttgtctataaacttagttaaaattaaaacagtttaattttaacaaaagtcaaaacatcttataaaccGATAAACCGATAGTACTAATTCTCAAGATGCATCTGCCATGATCAGATTCTTCGACAAGGCCGCCGTCGTGACGGCGTcggatgaggaggcggcgggcgatcCGTGGAGGCTTTGCAGCTTGACGCAGGTCGAAGAGCTCAAGATTCTCGTCAGGATGCTGCCTCTGTGGGCGAGCATTGCCTTCTTCTACACCGGGACGGCGCAGGTCAATTCGATGTCCGTCGAGCAGGGCATGGCGATGGACGCCCGCGTCGGCTCCCTCCGCGTCCCGCCGGCCTCGCTGGCAACCTTCGAGTTGCTCACCTCCATGGCACTGATCCCGCTGTACGACCGCGCGTtcgtgccggcggcgaggaggctcgCCGGGAGGGAGAAGGGCATTCCCGACCTGCTGAGGATCGGCGCCGGGCTCACCATGGCCGtgctcgccatggccgccgcggcgctggtCGAGACGAAGCGCGCCCGCGCTGCGCGGATGGGAATGGAGAAGACGAGCATCGTGTGGCAGGTGCCGCAGTACGCGGTGATGGGCGTGGGCGAGATGCTCGCCTCCGCCGGGCAGCTGGACTTCTTCTACAGCCAGGCGCCGCCCGCCATGAAGACGGTGTGCATGGCGCTTGGTTTCCTCGCCGTCGCGGCAGGGGTATACCTGAGCTCGCTCGTCCTGACCGCCGTGTcgtgggcgacggcgaccggaggCCGGCCGGGGTGGATCCCCGACGACCTCAACGAGGGGCACCTTGATCGCTTCTTCTGGATGATGGCCGGACTCGGCTGCCTCAATCTGGTGGCGTTCACGAGCTGCGCCATGAGGTACAAATCAAGGAAGGATTGTTAAGTTTTGAGGG
The Oryza sativa Japonica Group chromosome 6, ASM3414082v1 DNA segment above includes these coding regions:
- the LOC4342006 gene encoding protein NRT1/ PTR FAMILY 8.3, whose product is MASSEQQEHAVALLQPKVEEAYTTDGSLDIDGNPALKHRTGGWRACRSILGTEFCYCLAYYGIMYNLVTYLTTVLHQSNVAAAKNVSTWQATCFLTPLAGAVVADSYWGRYRTMVVGCCVAVAGMLMASLSALLPQLIESSSTLSMEIILFLGLYMIAFGVGGLRPCLISFGADQFDAGDPSELISKGSYFNWYIFTMNCGSVISTSGMVWVQDHYGWALGLAIPAMVLAVGLSCLVAASRAYRFQTTRGSPLTRVCQVVVAAVCKFNVAPPDDMSLLYELPDDASSMKVVERIEHTTDLRFFDKAAVVTASDEEAAGAAPRNPWRLCVVTQVEELKIFVRMLPLWACITFFYTGTAQVNSTFVEQGMAMDARVGSLRVPPASLLTFQMLTTITLIPLYDRAFVPAVRRLTGREKGISELVRIGGGLAMVVLAMAAAALVETKRVRAWQTAMEKTSIMWQVPQFVLVGVGELLTSIGQLDFFYSQAPPAMKTVCAALALGAIAAGDYLSSIIVTAVSWATATGGRPGWIPDDLNEGHLDRFFWMMAGLGCLNLAAFMSCAMKYKTRKAC
- the LOC4342007 gene encoding protein NRT1/ PTR FAMILY 8.3, with translation MASTEQQEHAVALLDPKVAEEEVYTTDGSLDIDGNPALKHRTGGWRACRSILGTEFCQCLAYFGMTINLVTYLTTELHQSNVAAAKNVSTWQATCFLTPLAGAIVADSYWGKYHTMVVGCCIGVAGLLMASLSALLPLLIKNISTLAMASAQEFVLFLGLYMIAFGVGGLRPCLMSFGADQFDAGDPSERNSKGSYFNWYLFTMNCASVISTTAMVWLQDHYGWALGLAIPAMVLAVGLSFLVAATPAYRFQRNRGSPFTRVCQVVVAAVRKFNVAPPADVALLYEVPEDDCSMERVKRIKHTDDLQFFDKAAVVTASDEEAAGDPWRLCSLTQVEELKILVRMLPLWASIAFFYTGTAQVNSMSVEQGMAMDARVGSLRVPPASLATFELLTSMALIPLYDRAFVPAARRLAGREKGIPDLLRIGAGLTMAVLAMAAAALVETKRARAARMGMEKTSIVWQVPQYAVMGVGEMLASAGQLDFFYSQAPPAMKTVCMALGFLAVAAGVYLSSLVLTAVSWATATGGRPGWIPDDLNEGHLDRFFWMMAGLGCLNLVAFTSCAMRYKSRKDC